Proteins encoded together in one Schumannella luteola window:
- the rplB gene encoding 50S ribosomal protein L2 has translation MAIRKYKPTTPGRRGSSVADFAEITRSTPEKSLLRPLTKSGGRNNTGRITTRHIGGGHKRQYRVIDFRRNDKDGVNAKVAHIEYDPNRTARIALLHFVDGTKRYILAPNKLQQGDIIESGPGADIKPGNNLPLKNIPVGTVIHAIELRPGGGAKLARSAGASVRLVAKDGPYAQLRLPSGEIRNVDLRNRATIGEVGNAEQSNINWGKAGRLRWKGVRPTVRGVAMNPIDHPHGGGEGKTSGGRHPVSPWGQAEGRTRRPNKESDKLIVRRRNAGKKR, from the coding sequence ATGGCTATTCGCAAGTACAAGCCGACGACCCCCGGTCGTCGTGGCTCCTCGGTCGCTGACTTCGCCGAGATCACCCGCTCGACCCCCGAGAAGTCGCTGCTGCGTCCGCTCACCAAGAGCGGAGGCCGCAACAACACCGGTCGCATCACGACCCGTCACATCGGTGGTGGCCACAAGCGCCAGTACCGCGTCATCGACTTCCGTCGCAATGACAAGGACGGCGTCAACGCCAAGGTCGCGCACATCGAGTACGACCCCAACCGCACGGCGCGCATCGCGCTGCTCCACTTCGTGGACGGCACCAAGCGCTACATCCTCGCGCCGAACAAGCTGCAGCAGGGCGACATCATCGAGTCGGGCCCCGGCGCCGACATCAAGCCCGGCAACAACCTGCCGCTGAAGAACATCCCCGTGGGTACCGTCATCCACGCGATCGAGCTCCGCCCCGGCGGAGGCGCCAAGCTGGCCCGCTCGGCCGGCGCCTCGGTGCGTCTCGTCGCGAAGGACGGCCCCTACGCCCAGCTGCGTCTGCCCTCGGGCGAGATCCGCAACGTCGACCTGCGCAACCGCGCGACGATCGGCGAGGTCGGCAACGCCGAGCAGTCGAACATCAACTGGGGCAAGGCCGGCCGTCTGCGCTGGAAGGGCGTCCGCCCGACCGTCCGCGGTGTCGCGATGAACCCGATCGACCACCCGCACGGTGGTGGTGAGGGCAAGACCTCCGGTGGTCGTCACCCGGTCAGCCCCTGGGGCCAGGCCGAGGGTCGCACCCGTCGCCCCAACAAGGAGAGCGACAAGCTCATCGTCCGCCGTCGTAACGCCGGCAAGAAGCGCTAA
- the rplW gene encoding 50S ribosomal protein L23 has protein sequence MSGYNKDPRDIIIAPVVSEKSYGLIDDGKYTFVVDTRSNKTEIKLAIEKIFGVKVASVNTLNRTGKTRRTRFGLGKRKDTKRAIVTLKSGSIDIFTAVG, from the coding sequence ATGAGCGGCTACAACAAGGACCCGCGCGACATCATCATCGCGCCGGTCGTGAGCGAGAAGAGCTACGGCCTGATCGACGACGGCAAGTACACCTTCGTCGTCGACACCCGCTCGAACAAGACCGAGATCAAGCTGGCGATCGAGAAGATCTTCGGCGTCAAGGTCGCCTCGGTGAACACGCTGAACCGCACCGGCAAGACCCGCCGCACGCGCTTCGGCCTCGGCAAGCGCAAGGACACCAAGCGCGCGATCGTCACCCTCAAGTCCGGCTCGATCGACATCTTCACGGCTGTCGGATAA
- the rpsJ gene encoding 30S ribosomal protein S10, giving the protein MAGQKIRIRLKSYDHAGLDASARKIVDTVTRAGATVVGPVPLPTEKNVVVVIRSPHKYKDSREHFEKRTHKRLIDIVDPTPKAVDSLMRLDLPADVNIEIKL; this is encoded by the coding sequence ATGGCCGGACAGAAGATCCGCATCCGACTGAAGTCGTACGACCACGCAGGTCTCGACGCGTCGGCCCGCAAGATCGTCGACACCGTCACCCGCGCCGGAGCGACCGTCGTCGGTCCGGTCCCGCTGCCGACGGAGAAGAACGTGGTGGTTGTCATCCGCAGCCCCCACAAGTACAAGGACTCCCGCGAGCACTTCGAGAAGCGCACCCACAAGCGCCTGATCGACATCGTCGACCCGACGCCGAAGGCCGTCGACTCGCTCATGCGACTCGACCTGCCGGCGGACGTCAACATCGAGATCAAGCTCTAA
- the rplC gene encoding 50S ribosomal protein L3, translating to MSALKTTKGLLGTKLGMTQVWDENNKLVPVTVVQITPNVVTQIRSQEVDGYVAVQIAYGQIDPRKVNKPKGGHFEKAGVTPRRHLTEVRTPDAAEYTLGQELAVDIFEAGQYVDVVGTSKGKGFAGVMKRHNFKGVSASHGAHRNHRKPGSIGASSTPSRVFKGMRMAGRMGGDRVTVQGLKVHAVDLEKGLILVKGAVPGARGRIVFVRTAVKEK from the coding sequence ATGTCTGCTCTCAAGACGACCAAGGGTCTGCTGGGCACCAAGCTCGGCATGACCCAGGTCTGGGACGAGAACAACAAGCTCGTTCCCGTGACCGTGGTCCAGATCACCCCCAACGTCGTGACCCAGATCCGCTCGCAGGAGGTCGACGGCTACGTGGCCGTGCAGATCGCCTACGGCCAGATCGACCCGCGCAAGGTCAACAAGCCCAAGGGCGGCCACTTCGAGAAGGCCGGCGTCACGCCGCGCCGCCACCTCACCGAGGTCCGCACCCCCGATGCTGCCGAGTACACGCTCGGACAGGAGCTCGCCGTCGACATCTTCGAGGCCGGCCAGTACGTCGACGTCGTCGGCACCAGCAAGGGCAAGGGCTTCGCCGGTGTCATGAAGCGCCACAACTTCAAGGGCGTCTCCGCTTCGCACGGTGCGCACCGCAACCACCGCAAGCCGGGCTCCATCGGCGCCTCCTCGACCCCCAGCCGTGTCTTCAAGGGCATGCGCATGGCCGGTCGCATGGGTGGCGACCGCGTCACGGTCCAGGGCCTCAAGGTCCACGCCGTCGACCTGGAGAAGGGCCTCATCCTGGTCAAGGGCGCCGTTCCCGGCGCTCGTGGCCGCATCGTCTTCGTCCGCACCGCCGTGAAGGAGAAGTGA
- the rplD gene encoding 50S ribosomal protein L4, with amino-acid sequence MADATLDVVDAKGKKAGSVALPEAIFDVQTNVPLIHQVVTAQLAAARQGTHKTKNRGEVSGAGRKPFKQKGTGRSRQGSIRAPEHTGGGVVHGPVPRDYSQRTPKKMIAAALLGLLSDRARGQRLHVIADFGIDTPSTKDAVAVLAGLKADKNVLIVLERDDETGLKSVRNIPSVHVLFADQLNAYDVVVSDDIVFTKAAFDGFVAAKTAAKQEVSA; translated from the coding sequence ATGGCTGACGCAACTCTCGACGTCGTCGACGCGAAGGGCAAGAAGGCCGGCTCGGTCGCGCTGCCCGAGGCGATCTTCGACGTGCAGACCAACGTGCCCCTGATCCACCAGGTGGTGACCGCGCAGCTCGCCGCCGCGCGCCAGGGCACGCACAAGACCAAGAACCGCGGAGAGGTCTCCGGCGCCGGTCGCAAGCCGTTCAAGCAGAAGGGAACCGGTCGCAGCCGTCAGGGCTCGATCCGCGCCCCCGAGCACACCGGCGGTGGCGTCGTGCACGGACCGGTGCCGCGCGACTACAGCCAGCGCACCCCCAAGAAGATGATCGCCGCTGCTCTGCTCGGCCTCCTCTCGGACCGCGCCCGCGGCCAGCGCCTCCACGTGATCGCCGACTTCGGCATCGACACCCCGTCGACCAAGGACGCCGTCGCCGTGCTCGCCGGCCTCAAGGCCGACAAGAACGTGCTGATCGTCCTCGAGCGCGATGACGAGACCGGCCTCAAGAGCGTGCGCAACATCCCGTCGGTGCACGTGCTCTTCGCCGACCAGCTCAACGCCTACGACGTCGTCGTCAGCGACGACATCGTCTTCACCAAGGCTGCGTTCGACGGCTTCGTCGCCGCGAAGACCGCCGCCAAGCAGGAGGTCTCCGCATGA